The Montipora capricornis isolate CH-2021 chromosome 6, ASM3666992v2, whole genome shotgun sequence genome has a window encoding:
- the LOC138051545 gene encoding uncharacterized protein isoform X1, translating to MDVPPLLQLLLLRWQRGKKPEGANNCQDIDKGSCHSADGTQEMEKNFIVVLHYCKQVVLKHLEDTVPDFIFLFREFDDERFSPINSLYALGSLAFKQGNIEYLGNVQTFVIENYDSPDASFLMNDLGVMLSIKGMYERSGECFSKAKEWFQQEEDHLKNAVVTLNLAALYMILGDYKKACDFCNDAADLCHDITMRSTKDTNLPMKVLRRTADLLSECGNFEKCCLILRIGGKYNFGARRASKIDVRKWLMEIQLKEQTGEKIEVQELWDCSSHLLLFLEKTDAQSLNADLIRTVFTAARVNHRNGLHEEALKLLDKLEAALLLTGGRKDPLYGLMLFQVGRFKYGCGMTSNAENDLKQADAILIKHFGRNHLVAYCKKLLGSCAMLNNNFGDASTNLAEALTFFQDLNSQHFEVADISLKLAQLQIEERNFEHTREILLVNSVQKAVEMHMYSFGEISPKAGSAHVQAGLILQKVDKGAAIDQLNKALEIYCSLGIQLYCPVIKLCQSMTGLFQLCLGNKEEAEKCFVDSLKESPVTDESYHDVMYQVDNLAAEFNPGCFKERPLYQRAEMFSLVSLVTMKKEKDDRKKYLDALVSLAEESDTEEHGIIDFAGHSCFFSHIHVSYLAEPYVHFFIFPDPEFNSEFSNDDEVTISRFKNSSCILFWRTSCKIQELKELRNLNFQIRESVSTLFLQPKFRKSYEETDDFYLELPLRSLSLCFQIDCLPLLVEIKFGEPGKECANFDYLTDSSSQPAVHVSYLSYEFSNKRTAELAFDGLVFSSSKEPVLNDVKVLEVADGHSPPMNFAFFASRHSRYCHFSVFVDEELPVLRVKSRHLNETSSNGFCFSVQSALENVMLSLYETFRISFEPLVQLSCEGCRTVGIKESSNVNCSNAVKTESSITSPQSGVFVKNCGSDSFTKKELNSGTKHLLNRVTCRHSLHCEGSNRESSTRNCGKESNQKPFPSNKTSLDCASAQVLKSDFHEECHVSTLQNQEIHSGSHADVCLCLLEYLLRDTNVAPEHEALNSVIPQSDSFEEHAFLSSEFLSASSLNSLPVTPDLFASSHPFTLKKSSSASSALIGCIGHHQRLQEEPCECLEEDLADGCPATAQSKPTSNETHQYAEVCQFKTELKEKEIADNCDSRDGVPKQPESIMVSEEPLGESNECPDVHIEGNPGPQCQSSLEEMEVSASNGIGVHTTRNSNLDPVILSKDEESATFQNNCFELLEQINELKEQLRQREAENQQLRAEVGRYLFLEDREKRSGKLLSVPREIASDESISWRASASFKCGTTNGRLLGGAASLQDNPDLNLRARFIDISNSLSAEEFKQMKALARGKVDGFRLAKMKVGFELLKEVERVSEHPCTDIGELLKGIQRFDLLEKLGLPYPESKTSVRAGTSSDSLPSRDERLQDLEQELDEERCVTQMSCKSTIGFAHRSEDNGQKFTPDHDCDLYASVSFESDSEDPVSINIEDNDLLPKDKVGASVKEGIFVPNCPDRSGPSSVGSSISVSSSDSLALISAESTPVCSTSSSQGSFEKSAKAPELSLTTHSASARGEIVNESDLGLNTGNSEDEVPGQAQLLKRTDDVTDGGNTEVEDIEEQSADSGYGATRISQSDARTSPLFEYDSQISSSDSSVFCRLTDPVSSHVVDGNPGQLQQSSIAHGQTALRVHESDESSSSSTDWERLGARPKRSQTHRPQISVSPPPPPLIASPVSDGLAGDFLVRHSQDKAVHESLFANGRDFSILGNDTSQGTSFVDGRTNASEAYRVRPYFGACQAAAVGNNSFVRSDGNAFSPVPSGGFERVGLLGGRSYNERLYGNSAPAAAAPMPNHIGLSNITLGWNGSPNNGASNVDGSLHIDHGGTGQGDYSRESYFPCVQHSAHMGQVPLHWRSNAISGITPSGFAYRLSNSGLTFGQLDDGAAGIRPGQSLYATQRHVVSDGDSAFVDEQAANERSHNADLSLGQQQSIAKRRHEPDTTSVGSAVIVGNCGLPPQISVSASGVSSTRVVSTTTSRPLVVSASDNAPSPVNNTSRNSVFSSTTPGDGNSETSLAPSSRNADEDNSRGSLFNRDNGTNDIEPIDDSLLALERRVADASALVERVLREREEREQFEREIERKERMIRERRERERREREEREIQEAEQWPQQQEAVSARSPWLCEHYQRHCRVRFPCCTQFYPCHRCHNTSRNCENEEAKACHATHLKCSFCEHEQEIDENSGVCGKCGAKMAAYFCSICKHFTNVDKNPYHCEKCGICRIHADKSFHCDVCNVCLDKRLEGNHKCRPDSGHDECCICLEDAFSGCQILPCSHKVHRECAIAMIQNGIRTCPVCRHPLYAAPSE from the exons ATGGATGTGCCTCCACTGTTGCAGCTTCTTTTGCTACGATGGCAGAGAGGTAAAAAGCCAGAAGGAGCAAACAATTGCCAGGATATTGACAAAGGATCTTGCCATTCAGCCGATGGTACCCAAGAAatggaaaagaactttattgtTGTTCTTCATTATTGCAAACAGGTAGTTTTAAAACATTTGGAGGACACTGTACCGGATTTTATCTTTTTGTTTAGGGAATTTGATGATGAGAGATTCAGTCCCATAAACAGCCTCTATGCCCTTGGTTCTTTAGccttcaaacaaggaaacattgAATATTTGGGAAATGTTCAGACTTTTGTCATTGAAAACTATGATTCTCCTGATGCCAGTTTTCTGATGAATGATCTTGGGGTAATGTTGAGTATAAAAGGGATGTATGAAAGAAGTGGGGAATGCTTTTCCAAAGCCAAAGAGTGGTTCCAGCAAGAGGAGGACCATCTGAAAAATGCTGTTGTCACGTTAAACTTAGCAGCGTTGTACATGATCCTTGGAGATTATAAGAAGGCATGTGATTTTTGCAATGATGCAGCTGACTTGTGTCATGACATCACCATGAGGTCAACAAAAGACACTAATCTGCCTATGAAGGTTTTGAGAAGAACTGCTGATCTTTTGAGTGAGTGTGGAAACTTTGAAAAGTGTTGCCTTATTCTCAGGATTGGTGGAAAGTACAACTTTGGTGCGAGAAGAGCCTCTAAAATTGATGTTAGGAAATGGTTGATGGAAATCCAACTCAAAGAGCAAACTGGTGAAAAAATTGAAGTACAAGAGCTTTGGGATTGTAGCTCTCACTTGCTTCTTTTTTTAGAGAAGACAGATGCACAGTCTTTGAATGCAGACCTCATAAGAACAGTTTTCACAGCTGCAAGAGTTAACCACAGGAATGGTCTTCATGAGGAAGCTTTGAAGTTATTGGATAAGCTGGAAGCTGCCTTGCTTTTGACGGGTGGAAGAAAGGATCCCTTGTACGGGTTGATGCTGTTTCAAGTTGGTCGGTTTAAATATGGCTGTGGAATGACGAGTAATGCTGAAAATGACCTAAAGCAAGCTGATGCAATTTTGATCAAGCACTTTGGGAGAAACCATTTAGTGGCATATTGCAAGAAATTATTAGGTTCTTGTGCCATGCTGAACAACAACTTTGGTGATGCCTCTACAAACCTTGCTGAAGCTTTGACCTTTTTTCAGGATTTAAACAGtcagcactttgaagttgcagACATTTCCTTGAAGCTTGCACAACTACAAATTGAAGAGAGAAACTTTGAGCATACCAGAGAGATTCTTCTTGtaaattcagtgcaaaaagcaGTGGAAATGCATATGTATAGTTTTGGTGAAATCTCGCCCAAAGCAGGTagtgcgcatgtccaagctGGACTGATTCTGCAGAAAGTTGACAAAGGTGCAGCTATTGACCAATTAAATAAAGCTCTTGAAATTTACTGTAGTCTGGGGATTCAACTTTACTGTCCTGTCATCAAGCTGTGTCAAAGTATGACTGGTCTCTTTCAGTTGTGCTTGGGCAACAAAGAGGAAGCTGAAAAGTGTTTTGTTGATTCACTAAAGGAATCGCCTGTAACTGATGAATCCTATCATGATGTCATGTACCAAGTTGACAACTTGGCTGCTGAGTTCAATCCTGGTTGTTTTAAAGAAAGGCCTCTCTATCAGAGGGCTGAGATGTTTTCCCTTGTCAGTCTTGTCaccatgaaaaaagaaaaagacgacAGGAAGAAGTATCTTGATGCCCTTGTCAGTCTTGCAGAGGAGAGTGACACTGAGGAACATGGAATAATTGACTTTGCAGGGCACTCTTGTTTTTTCAgtcacatacatgtatcttaCCTTGCAGAGCCATATGTCCACTTTTTTATTTTCCCAGATCCAGAATTCAACTCCGAATTCTCAAATGATGACGAGGTAACGATATCACGTTTCAAGAATTCATCTTGCATTCTGTTTTGGAGAACCTCTTGCAAAATTCAAGAGCTGAAAGAGTTGAGGAATTTGAACTTTCAGATCCGTGAAAGTGTCAGCACTCTCTTTTTGCAGCCCAAATTCAGAAAGAGTTATGAGGAGACGGATGACTTCTATCTTGAACTTCCACTCAGAAGTTTGTCCCTGTGTTTTCAAATTGATTGTCTTCCTCTTTTAGTAGAGATTAAGTTTGGTGAACCAGGTAAAGAATGTGCAAATTTTGATTACTTAACAGATTCGTCATCTCAGCCCGCTGTTCATGTTTCATACCTTTCCTATGAATTTTCCAACAAGCGCACAGCTGAACTAGCATTTGATGGCTTGGTTTTTAGCTCAAGTAAAGAACCAGTGCTAAACGATGTAAAAGTTCTTGAGGTTGCTGATGGTCATTCTCCACCCatgaattttgcttttttcgcTTCTCGACATAGCAGGTATTGTCACTTCTCTGTTTTTGTGGACGAGGAGTTACCAGTATTAAGAGTCAAGTCCCGTCATTTGAACGAGACAAGTTCAAATGGTTTCTGTTTCTCTGTGCAATCTGCTCTAGAAAATGTGATGTTGTCTTTGTATGAGACTTTCAGAATCAGTTTTGAGCCTCTTGTACAGTTGTCTTGTGAAGGTTGCCGTACGGTTGGCATCAAGGAATCTTCAAACGTTAATTGCAGCAATGCAGTCAAGACTGAATCATCCATCACTAGTCCTCAATCAGGAGTGTTCGTCAAGAATTGTGGAAGTGACTCTTTCACAAAGAAAGAGTTAAATTCAGGCACTAAACATCTTTTAAATAGAGTGACTTGTAGGCACTCCTTGCATTGTGAAGGCAGCAACAGAGAATCTTCAACTAGGAATTGTGGCAAGGAAAGTAACCAGAAACCATTCCCATCAAACAAAACATCTCTTGATTGTGCAAGTGCACAGGTCTTAAAATCTGACTTTCATGAGGAATGCCATGTGAGCACACTTCAGAATcag GAAATTCACTCTGGAAGTCATGCAGATGTTTGCTTATGCCTGTTGGAGTACCTGTTGAGAGACACAAATGTTGCACCTGAGCACGAGGCCTTGAACAGTGTCATCCCTCAAAGTGACAGCTTTGAGGAACACGCCTTCCTGTCATCAGAATTTCTTTCAGCATCTTCTCTGAACTCACTACCAGTAACCCCAGATTTGTTTGCATCAAGTCATCCGTTCACTCTAAAGAAGTCTTCTTCTGCATCCTCAGCCCTGATTGGGTGCATTGGCCATCATCAAAGATTACAAGAGGAGCCTTGTGAGTGTTTAGAGGAAGATTTGGCTGATGGCTGTCCAGCCACAGCACAAAGTAAACCGACATCAAACGAAACGCACCAATATGCAGAAGTTTGTCAGTTTAAGACTGAACTAAAAGAGAAAGAAATTGCAGATAACTGTGATTCAAGAGATGGTGTTCCGAAACAACCAGAGAGCATAATGGTGTCTGAAGAGCCTCTTGGAGAGTCTAATGAATGTCCTGATGTGCATATTGAGGGAAACCCTGGTCCACAATGTCAAAGCTCCTTGGAGGAAATGGAAGTGTCCGCTTCAAACGGTATTGGCGTGCACACTACCAGAAATAGTAATCTTGATCCTGTCATATTAAGTAAGGATGAGGAGTCTGCAACCTTTCAGAATAATTGCTTTGAATTACTggaacaaataaatgaattaaaggAACAGCTAAGGCAGAGGGAGGCAGAAAATCAGCAACTCAGAGCAGAGGTTGGACGATATCTGTTTCTTGAGGACAGAGAGAAACGTAGTGGCAAACTTCTTTCAGTACCCAGAGAAATTGCTAGTGATGAGAGTATATCTTGGAGGGCCAGTGCATCATTCAAATGTGGAACCACCAATGGAAGACTTCTTGGTGGAGCAGCTTCTCTCCAAGACAACCCAG ATTTGAACTTGCGAGCAAGGTTTATAGACATTTCCAACTCGTTATCGGCTGAGGAATTCAAACAGATGAAGGCTCTGGCCAGGGGCAAAGTTGATGGTTTCAGGCTTGCCAAGATGAAAGTGGGCTTTGAACTGTTAAAAGAGGTGGAAAGAGTCAGTGAACACCCGTGCACAGACATTGGAGAGCTGCTTAAAGGGATCCAGCGCTTTGACCTCCTGGAGAAACTTGGATTACCCTATCCTGAGAGTAAAACCAGTG TCAGGGCTGGAACATCTTCCGATTCTTTACCATCGAGAGATGAAAGATTGCAAGATCTAGAACAAGAACTAGATGAAGAAAGATGTGTAACTCAAATGTCTTGCAAGTCCACAATAGGTTTTGCACACAGAAGTGAAGACAATGGCCAGAAGTTTACACCAGATCATGACTGCGACTTGTATGCATCCGTTTCGTTTGAGAGTGATAGTGAGGATCCTGTGTCAATTAACATTGAGGATAATGATCTTCTGCCCAAGGATAAAGTCGGAGCCAGTGTCAAAGAAGGCATTTTTGTCCCCAACTGTCCTGATCGAAGTGGTCCATCAAGCGTTGGTAGCAGCATATCTGTTAGTTCGTCTGATTCATTGGCTTTAATCTCCGCTGAAAGTACACCAGTTTGTTCAACTAGCAGCTCACAAGGATCCTTCGAGAAGTCAGCAAAAGCACCAGAATTGTCCTTAACTACTCATTCTGCTTCAGCACGTGGTGAAATCGTCAATGAGAGTGACCTGGGGCTCAATACAGGCAACAGTGAAGACGAGGTTCCAGGGCAGGCTCAGTTATTGAAAAGGACAGATGATGTGACTGATGGGGGAAATACTGAGGTTGAAGACATCGAGGAACAGTCTGCTGATTCCGGTTATGGGGCAACAAGAATAAGCCAATCTGACGCAAGAACGTCTCCATTATTTGAGTATGATTCACAGATCAGCTCTTCAGATAGCTCTGTATTCTGCCGTTTGACCGATCCAGTAAGCTCACATGTTGTTGATGGAAATCCCGGCCAGCTGCAACAAAGTTCCATTGCACATGGTCAAACAGCATTGAGAGTTCATGAATCTGATGAATCCAGTTCCTCTTCGACTGACTGGGAACGTTTAGGCGCTCGACCCAAACGTTCTCAAACACATCGTCCACAGATTTCTGTATCCCCTCCGCCCCCGCCACTAATCGCCAGCCCTGTATCCGATGGCTTGGCTGGAGATTTCTTAGTACGACATTCACAAGACAAAGCTGTTCATGAAAGTCTGTTTGCAAATGGCAGGGATTTTTCAATTCTCGGAAATGATACATCGCAGGGAACTTCTTTTGTTGATGGAAGGACAAATGCATCAGAAGCTTACAGAGTTAGGCCATATTTTGGAGCTTGTCAGGCGGCAGCAGTAGGGAATAATTCGTTTGTGAGATCTGATGGCAATGCTTTCTCACCTGTCCCTAGTGGTGGTTTTGAAAGAGTAGGATTACTCGGTGGACGTTCTTACAATGAAAGATTGTATGGAAACAGTGCACCTGCAGCAGCAGCACCTATGCCTAACCACATAGGACTAAGTAATATCACTTTGGGTTGGAATGGCTCACCAAACAATGGTGCAAGTAACGTTGATGGCTCTCTGCATATTGATCATGGAGGTACAGGGCAAGGAGATTATAGCAGGGAATCTTATTTCCCTTGCGTCCAACATAGCGCACACATGGGGCAGGTGCCATTACATTGGCGGAGTAACGCAATCTCAGGAATCACCCCTTCGGGTTTTGCTTATCGATTGTCAAATTCGGGCCTTACTTTTGGCCAATTGGATGATGGTGCTGCTGGAATTCGGCCGGGACAGTCACTATATGCCACTCAAAGACATGTCGTGAGTGACGGTGATTCTGCGTTCGTAGATGAGCAGGCCGCGAATGAAAGGTCACACAATGCTGATCTATCACTTGGACAACAACAATCAATTGCGAAGAGGCGTCACGAACCAGATACCACCAGCGTTGGAAGTGCTGTCATTGTGGGCAATTGTGGTTTGCCTCCTCAAATCTCGGTTTCGGCCTCCGGTGTTTCTTCTACCAGAGTTGTCTCAACTACAACAAGTCGACCTCTTGTTGTTAGTGCAAGTGACAATGCACCGAGTCCTGTTAACAACACAAGTAGAAATTCAGTTTTTTCCTCAACCACACCTGGTGATGGCAATTCAGAGACTAGTCTTGCACCAAGTTCTCGTAATGCCGACGAAGACAACTCCAGAGGATCTTTGTTTAACAGAGACAATGGAACAAACGATATCGAGCCGATCGACGATTCACTTCTTGCTTTAGAACGACGTGTGGCAGATGCCTCTGCGTTGGTTGAACGGGTGCTTAGGGAAAGAGAAGAACGGGAACAGTTTGAACGAGAAATAGAAAGAAAGGAACGAATGATTAGGGAAAGACGAGAGAGAGAAAGGAGGGAGAGGGAGGAAAGAGAGATACAGGAAGCCGAGCAATGGCCGCAGCAACAGGAGGCAGTTTCTGCGCGTTCTCCGTGGCTCTGCGAACATTACCAGCGACATTGCAGAGTGCGGTTTCCTTGTTGTACACAATTCTATCCTTGTCATCGATGCCATAATACCTCAAGaaactgtgaaaatgaagaagCCAAAGCATGCCATGCGACGCACCTCAAATGCTCTTTTTGCGAGCATGAACAAGAG ATTGATGAAAACAGTGGAGTTTGCGGCAAATGCGGTGCAAAGATGGCTGCCTATTTTTGCTCTATATGTAAACACTTTACAAACGTGGACAAGAATCCTTATCACTGTGAAAAATGTGGAATCTGCCG AATCCACGccgacaagtcattccactGTGACGTTTGCAATGTATGTTTGGATAAACGACTTGAGGGGAACCACAAATGCCGTCCCGATTCCGGTCACGATGAATGCTGCATCTGCTTGGAG GATGCATTCAGTGGCTGTCAAATATTGCCATGTTCGCACAAAGTGCATCGGGAGTGCGCCATAGCAATGATCCAAAATGGCAT TCGCACCTGTCCAGTTTGTCGACACCCACTCTACGCAGCACCAAGCGAATGA